The Antarcticibacterium flavum genome contains the following window.
AGATCTAGAAAAAGTAGAAAATAATGTTCTCCCCCTGCTTGCAAATTTTAATTCAACGCTAGTCGAATTTCCAATAGTAAAAGAATTTTCGCCAGAGGAGGACGCAACCTTTATCACTTATCTCGATGATGAATTCCTTAGACAATTCCTTGTTTTGGCGGCTAAGGAAAACTGGCCTGTTGGGGTTCTACCTCATCCGGGGAACAAATACACCATCAAAGGCCTGGGAATTTCGGGTAACCTCGAAGAGGCTGTCACCGAGGTCCTCGAAAGTAAAGAGACCCACAATCTCGATATATTACGCTGTAATGGCACACCGGTATTTCAATCTGTAAATATTGGAGATGTATTTGCACTTCAGGAAGATAATGTAAATAACAATTTTACAGGGGAAGTTCTTACCTTTCTGCGCAATATTAGAAAACTACCCTCTTTAACCCACAAATCATTTTTATTATCTGCAGAAGGTGAAAAGGTCATTCACACTTCTGCCCTGGGGCTTATTATCGTAGAACACCCTTTGAGCTCAGTAGTCTCAAAAAGGCTCATTTCTAAAAGTGCTATGAATGATGGGATGTTCCACGTACTTATACTTTCCCCGCAAAACATCTTTGAATTGCTGTGGTTTCTTTTAAGAAGTTTGATACCAAACGGTAAGACAATGACTGTTTTGCCTTCTTTCATAGGCCAACTCAAAACATCGCAGCTCAAGATTGAGGACAAACAGGAAATAGATTATACGGTAGATGGTATACCACAGAAAGCCCAGGAGATCGTGTTGGAAATTGAGCACGAGGCACTTATCTTAAAACAAGCCAGTATATATACTACTAAAACAGAAGGAGCAGATGTAAAGAAGAGTTTTAAGACCGGCAGGTTACCAACAGGACAAAAAAGGGATGAATTAACCAAGAGAAAGCTTCCATTTTTACCCCGTGCTACGACTGAGGAGTTTGAAGACCTTTTCAAGGTTTTAAAAGAAAATTCAAATCTAAGTGCACCATACATTATAATGATGGTGCTTTCTACCCTTATTGCCACTTTTGGACTCTTTGCAAATTCTTCTCCTGTGATCATTGGTGCTATGATCCTCGCACCCATTATTACGCCTATTGTGGCATTTTCCATGGGAATGGTACGTTATGATATAAGAATGTTGAAGACGGGAATTACCACGATTTTGGTTGGTACAATTGTAAGTTTATTATTTGCGGCAGGCGTTACCCTAATGATACCGCTTAAGCTGCTTACCTCAGAGATAGATGCCAGGCTTTCGCCCACCCTTCTTGATATGGGAATTGCGGTAGCCTCCGGGGTTGCAGCAGCCTATGCACATGCAGAGGAGGGCATTGCGAAAAGTTTAGCGGGTGTTGCCATTGCGGTTGCACTGGTGCCACCACTGGCAGTTGCGGGTATTGGAATTGGCTGGTGGGACTGGGAGGTCTTTTCTGGTGCATTCCTGCTCTACCTTACTAACCTTGCAGGTATTATTATGTTTGCAGGAATCACCTTTCTCATATTAGGCTTCGCCCCCTTTAGGAGGGCAAAAATGGGTCTTATTTATACCCTGGTTATTATAATCCTTGTAATGGTACCTCTTTCCCTCTCGTTTGAAAGAATTACCCAGGAAGCCAGGATAACCCGCCAGCTGGAAGGAAGCCAGATCGAACAGGTATTTTTAAAAGATGTAAAGGTAAGATTCGGCAAAAGGCTTGTTGTATCGCTGAGATTGGTGAGTACAGATGCCATCGAGCCAGAAGATATGCAAACCATTAAAACCAGGATTGAAGAAAAGATAGGGCAGCCAATTACCCTGGAAGTAGTGTCTGCAATGGAATTTTAATGACAGGTTAAAGTTCGGCTGTTTTAAAATGGGTTAAATCCCCTAGTTTCATTTCAATTGGCTTCTACATTTTGAATCTTAAAATAAGGTATCTTTCTTCCTCCAACAGGTACTCACTCCGGCAAAAAAATAGTTGCCGGGATTTACCGTAATATTTGCCAAAAATGCCAAAATTCATTATCGAAAGGGATATTCCCGGAGCCGGGAGGTTATCTAATGAGGAACTAAAAAATATCTCTAAAAATTCCTGTGAGGTCCTTCATAACCTTGGACCTACTATAAATTGGGTGCACAGTTATATTACCGGGAACAAGGTATATTGTATCTACAGTGCGCCAAGTGAATTAATGATCCTCGAACATGCAAGAAGAGCAGGACTCCCGGCCGGATCTGTAAACAAGGTTTTATCTATTATTGATCCCATAACTGCTGAAGATTAGCGCCTCCCCCTCCATCTTTATTCCTTTTTTTTGGTATTTTTAGAAGGTGCAGGTGAATGAGATCTCAATGGAAGGTTTGCATTATAATTAACTGCCGGGGATAAAATTGAACCAGAAGCATCTC
Protein-coding sequences here:
- a CDS encoding TIGR00341 family protein; its protein translation is MYYILHHPEDLEKVENNVLPLLANFNSTLVEFPIVKEFSPEEDATFITYLDDEFLRQFLVLAAKENWPVGVLPHPGNKYTIKGLGISGNLEEAVTEVLESKETHNLDILRCNGTPVFQSVNIGDVFALQEDNVNNNFTGEVLTFLRNIRKLPSLTHKSFLLSAEGEKVIHTSALGLIIVEHPLSSVVSKRLISKSAMNDGMFHVLILSPQNIFELLWFLLRSLIPNGKTMTVLPSFIGQLKTSQLKIEDKQEIDYTVDGIPQKAQEIVLEIEHEALILKQASIYTTKTEGADVKKSFKTGRLPTGQKRDELTKRKLPFLPRATTEEFEDLFKVLKENSNLSAPYIIMMVLSTLIATFGLFANSSPVIIGAMILAPIITPIVAFSMGMVRYDIRMLKTGITTILVGTIVSLLFAAGVTLMIPLKLLTSEIDARLSPTLLDMGIAVASGVAAAYAHAEEGIAKSLAGVAIAVALVPPLAVAGIGIGWWDWEVFSGAFLLYLTNLAGIIMFAGITFLILGFAPFRRAKMGLIYTLVIIILVMVPLSLSFERITQEARITRQLEGSQIEQVFLKDVKVRFGKRLVVSLRLVSTDAIEPEDMQTIKTRIEEKIGQPITLEVVSAMEF
- a CDS encoding DUF4242 domain-containing protein, which encodes MPKFIIERDIPGAGRLSNEELKNISKNSCEVLHNLGPTINWVHSYITGNKVYCIYSAPSELMILEHARRAGLPAGSVNKVLSIIDPITAED